A window of Planctomycetaceae bacterium contains these coding sequences:
- a CDS encoding sulfatase-like hydrolase/transferase, whose translation MKCLIGNVCSLLLILIAGGVPAFADRPNVIVILADDLGYGDVGCYGATHVRTPHLDQLAREGRRFTDAHTVSAVCTPSRYSLLTGEYAWRKNIWAPVFHTAGAADWHEADDRSSSAAAAGLWDCVYWQMASGLWRNDA comes from the coding sequence ATGAAATGTTTGATCGGAAACGTCTGTTCGCTGCTTCTGATCCTGATAGCTGGCGGCGTTCCTGCGTTTGCTGACAGGCCAAACGTGATCGTGATTCTCGCCGATGATCTGGGCTACGGCGACGTCGGTTGTTACGGCGCGACGCACGTCCGGACTCCGCATCTTGATCAGCTCGCCCGCGAAGGACGCCGCTTCACCGATGCGCATACCGTGTCTGCGGTTTGTACTCCATCGCGTTACTCGCTGCTGACCGGTGAGTATGCGTGGCGAAAGAATATCTGGGCTCCCGTTTTTCACACCGCCGGAGCCGCTGATTGGCACGAAGCAGATGACCGTAGCTCGTCTGCTGCAGCAGCAGGGCTATGGGACTGCGTGTATTGGCAAATGGCATCTGGGCTTTGGCGAAACGACGCCTGA